The following nucleotide sequence is from Solanum dulcamara chromosome 7, daSolDulc1.2, whole genome shotgun sequence.
TCTTGAAGTGTGCAAATTATTTGCCTTCTTAGTGGTTGACAATAGATGTCCTCTCTTCTGGTTTCCACCTACACCTAGTACTAAATGTTAATGCCGTGATGGAGAGTAACATAATCTCGGCAAAATTGAAACTGCACATTTACAGTGAGTCTTACTCTGATAAGTATGTGGAGCATGTAAGGGAGAAATGGAAGTAGGCCCTGTAAGAAATGAAATAATGGAGCAAGAATAACGATTGGGAAGGTTTCTGTGTGATGTTGAgagtttaaaagaaattttctGAAGTCCGGTTTCATCTATAATTTTGGTATAAGGAAAAGTCCTTGTTGTATCATGTATGGATAGTTGGGATCCAATGTCTCCCATAAAATAGTATTGTACTCCCTCCATAGTCCATACCAGTTTAGCTGTCTGCCTTTTAGTTTCTTTTCTTTCTGCTGATCGATTTGATCAATTCCAAAGTTAAACCTGATGTGGATTAATTCATATATGGAAAAATGTAAGTTATTACTACATGAAAAATTCTAAAGGCTGCAGTTTTCGTTGTAAGAAAGTgattaaaaaatacatttaaaaatgTTAGTCAATGATCAATTTGCTTGACTATTCACTATAAGGAAGCAAAAAGGGATAGCTATTTCTGATTGAGGTAGTAGTGAATGTGATTTTGTCATATTTACTATTTGAACCAGCAGAAAATTCCAATACTGTTACCTGAGTTACAGAATTTCATGGCAAGTGTGAAGCTTTAAAATATTTGCTTGTTAATTCATCATAGTATCGGTGATCAAATTACTCAACTACTACTACATTTGTAATTAGTAGGGGTCAGCTATATAGATCTTCATAAATACTTTCTCTTATACACTTGAAGTAATATGCTGACTACCTTAAAACCCAAATCTGGAACGATGTCCATTGTGATGTGTCACCGCCAATCTACTCTAATTAGAGAACCAGTTGTCACTTACCATTGAAGCTAGTCCCATTGCTATAATCTATATATAGTTTAACAACATCTGTGTCCACTGGAAAGGAAACTACCAATTTGTGCCCCGATGCTTCTCTGACACTTCTAATTAATTGCATCATTTCCCTCATTGTATCCACTTCAAGTTTCTTTCATCTGCCAATTGCATAATATTTTCCACTGTAACATATATTAATCAAAAGCCTAATTGCCCAACATTGTTGTTCATGATTGTCGAATGAGAACAAAAGCAAGCTGCTGTTTGGCATTTCTAATGTTTGTCATTTTCTGCTTCTTAATTTTGGGGGAAAACAGGTGATTCCTGATTCAATTGCGAGCTTGGAAAACCTTGAGGAGCTGCATCTTTCTTCTAATCTTTTGGAATCGCTGCCAGACTCCATTGGTTTGTTGTTTAGTTTGAAGATTTTAGATATCTCTGGAAACAAGCTTGTCACTTTGCCAGATAGCATTTGTCATTGCAGGTAATTGTGGTTCAGAAATGAGCTATTTACCCTTTTACCCAGCCCGAATACACTAATGTATTATCTTTGTTATGGTCGTGTTTGCAGGTCGTTAGTAGAATTGGATGCAGGCTTCAATAAGCTTTCTTATTTGCCAACGAATATTGGGTATGAACTGGTAAATCTGAAAAGACTTTCACTTTCTTTTAACAAGCTTCGTTCCTTGCCCACATCCGTTGGTGAGATGAAGTCCCTGCGCCTTTTAGATGTGCACTTTAATGAACTACATGGGCTTCCACGTTCATTTGGGAACTTGACAAATCTTGAGATCCTTAACTTGAGCAACAATTTCAGTGACCTAACTAAGCTTCCTGACACAATTGGTGACTTGATAAATCTTAAGGAACTGGATCTGAGCAACAACCAGATTCATGAACTGCCTGATACAATTAGCCGGCTTGACAACCTGACTGTGCTTAAGTTGGACGAAAACCCTCTTGTGATACCTCCAAAGGAAGTCGTAGTAGAAGGGGTTGAAGCCGTAAAGGCTTATATGATTAAGCGACGGCTTGACATATTGTTGGCAGAAGAACCACAAATTATGCTTGAAGAGATGGGGCAGACACCGACAGGCTTAGTAACTCGAAGTACCTCCTGGTTGAGTGGTGctgtttcaaatatttttggaactGTTGCAGGGTATTTGGGCGGTGAAGCCAAGTCAGATGCAGACCATTATCTCAACCAGCAGTTATGACTTATGAAGCTGATGAGCTCTTCCTATTAAGCTTTTTCATTCGTCTTTATCTTTTTCCGTTCAAGGTTTTCATGTTTTTCCCATGAAGTTCGATGTTGATGTTTTGCAATCTGTTTCTCGAAGATGTTTTCGAAATTGTGACTTGTTAAAAAGAACATTTATATGTTATAATAATACAAACTACTGGTTTTTGCTCATTAGCTTCTAAAAATGCTTGTGTTGAAATTTTTTATCAGACTTGATGAGTGGTCGCTGCAATAGGCCCAATAGCAGAGTGAGCAAATATAATTTCTCACGAGTGCCTGTTTTTTAAGTGTTGAATTGATGGAAGTTCTATATCAATTCCGTTTTTCCACAAAAGTAACAGGATTTAGGAATTACACAATAATCTCTCTCAAATGTACGAGTTGTTGCACCTCGAAAATGGTATTTTCTTATAGATCAAATCATGCCCATAGTAAACCTTGAAGAGAAATAACTACTAAGGAGACTAATTGATGATCAAATCGGACGAATTTCGACTATAAAATATTACAATTTGGTGatattatatatgtgtatattgtAATCATACATtgatattcaaattaattttcggaatattatataatttaatattacatattttttgttctttttttcaaaaaaagtggGGATGGAACGCTTACCAATATGTGAAAAATTAGATAGTCAACCAATTAAGTTGTCGATTTCCCCCAATGCACTATAGTTTTTACACCATCAAGTTACAACGTTCGTTCCTACCAAttatatatgcatatttatGAGCTTGCAACTGTGCGTTAGATCTTAAACACATGGATCAcgatacaataattaattaatgcccATGAACCAACACCCTCGCTTTTAAAACTAGAGTCAAGTAATGAAATCGGCCTAAAAATGCAGCTGAACATTAAAGGGTTCAGATATATCTTGCTCATTAACGCGTGTTGCAGATAGTGCCTGAATGCATGATATTCTAGAATAATTTGCAGTTTAGCACCCAGATAATTGTCACATATGGAAGAGAATATTcaagaataataaaatattagcACGAATTACATTCATCGTTTTTTTTATAGGATATTGCCGTGGACCAAATCATTTTGTCAGGACCAATTACATGATATAATGGTGACATATATTACTCAATCTTGAAACCTGATACTTACATTaatcttcttaattttacttagaTTGTTATTTGTTCTTCCCGTAATTTTGTGTTGATAAAGTAAAACCATGATCAACGAAAAAAACTTGGAACGAGTTTCCTCTTCTTTCCAACATTAATGAAAAGGATCCTTAAAATGGCAACAAGGGATGGTGTGATATGTATGAGACTATTGAAGAGTTAAAGAAGCAATTGGAATTAGCAGGACCTCTGGTTGTTGTGGGTTTTATGCAGTACTTTTTGCTGTTGATATCTCTCATGTTCGTTGGTCATCTCGGAGAACTCTCTCTTTCCAGTGCAACTTTAGCCACTTCTTTTGCTGGAGTAACTGGTTTCCGCTTCATggtatatatatgattttgtcAGATCACGCATTGGATCCCTTTTACTACTTGCTTTAGTCATCTGTTTTTGGTAAATAATACGTTACAACATATTGATGGTTTAAATTTATTCTGAATATATAGCTTGGAATGGCAAGTGCATTGGAAACATTATGCGGACAAGCATATGGGGCAAAACAGTATCATATGCTTGGGATACATAGGCAAAGGGGTATACTTGTAGTGGTGGTAATTTCCATCCCCATTTCGATTATTTGGGCATTCGCAGGGCATATATTTGCTTTCTGTGGACAAGACATTGAACTTTCAATCCACCCCAGAGTGTATGCTCGTTGGTTGATTCCTAGCATTCTTCCTTATGGACTCTTACAATGCCAATTACTTCATGTCTACTTGTGTTGGGCATTGGTTTCAAGATTGGGAATGGGAAACAAAGGGGCTGCACTCTGTAATGCCATATCTTATTGGATCAATGCGCTGATTTTGGCGCTTTATATAAGGTATGCATCCTCATGCGAGAAAACGTGGACAGGGTTCTCCAAAGAGGGTGCAAGAAACCTTCTCAGTTTTCTATCATTACCTATCCCTTCAGCTTGTATGATCTGGTTAGTTTCAGTATCCTTGACTATCCTTCCAATTGTTTTCTTTTGTAAATGTCATATTAGTACAAGTTTCTCCGACTTCTTTCTGTCTATTTTATTGTGTGATCTGACATGACCTTTTTGGACCCGGACCAAAAGCTTGGAGCAATGGTCCTATGAGTTTCTGGTGCTTATGTCAGGACTGCTTCCTAATCCGAAGCTCGAGACATCTATGATGGCCATCAGGTAAGTAGAGCTGAATGCCAAGAACGAAAATATGAACCAATAATTGGCATTGGCATTTTCATATCAAGCTTAATTTGATTCATTACATCACCAATATTACTCTTTTCCTCTTTCATTTCCCAGCATGAGTACCAGTTCTCTGGTCTTCAGGATTCCCTCTGGATTTAGTAGTTCAGTAAGGTAAGTTGCCAGGAAATCATCGTTTTCTTTTCTAGGCATACTCGAAAACAAAGAGACTTGTGTAATCACTATTTAACGAGTTACGAATTCTGTCTGCTCTTTCTCTTGGAGCCAAGTACAACGATATCCAATGAACTGGGAGCAGGGAGACCAAAAGTAGCCAAGTTAGCAGCACGGGTCGTTCTGCTTATTGCTGATAGAGGGCCTGCTACTGAGTGAAATCGCAATTGCAGCAAGAAACGTGTGGGGATATATATACACTAACGAAGAGGAAGTGGTGAAATATCTGGCCGCAATCATGCCAGTACTTGCATTGTCCAATTTCATGGATGGAATCCAAGGGGTTCTTTCAGGTCTGAACTCCAAACTATCTAATAAAACTTGAATCCCTATGCTTTGATCGCAAGGTGTTCCATCAATTCAGCACTATATATAGTTGCTTGAATACAAAATTAACTCTATTGATGACAACATTATTAAAGGTACCACAAGAGGATGTGGATGCAGAAACTTGGTGCACTAGTCAATTTAGTAGCCTACTATGTTGTTGGACTTCCTTGTGCTGTGATTTTAACTTTTGTTTTCCACTTTGGAGCAAAGGTAACAAGTTCTTCACTTGCAAATGACACACCCATGGTAAAAACTTACTCGTGTCTGGTATTTACACCAAAACAATGAATGCGTAACATGTATTGGAACATACACAACTATCACTAAGCTATGGATAATGGATGTATATTTTTCACTTCATTAAATCATTTAACTATGGTACATTGCATTGAATTGGTGTAAACACCTGATGCGGGGGTAAGTAGTCACCCACATCcgttataaaaattataaaattatccCTTTTCTACAAGATATTTATATAGTCTCAGAATATTTTTGAGGTTCATAATATTGTTTCTCAGGGTCTTTGGACAGGAATTATAAGTGGAAGTGGTCTTCAAGCATTACTTTTTATACTTATTACCCTGAGGATAAATTGGGAGGTTCAggtaatttcaaattttcactTTAAATTACCAAATATTTCTATCTGAATCTAACAAGAAATTGTCTCGTGTTTATACTATGATGATCAGGCAGTGAAGGCTATGTGTAGAGTACAAGTTTCTTGAAACCTCAGAAGCTATTAATGTCATGATTAGGTTGTTTCTAATCTTATTTTTGTCAAATCTTCACCTTGTAAATTGTAATgcaaaaatagaaataagttCTGTCATTTGTATTACTCTGTACTCTAAATGCATTTGTTGCAAAGGTATATTTACAAGGCATTCGAACTGAAAAGCTATACGAACACACTGTACTTATGGAGTCAGAAACTAACAAGCTTTTTTAGTTGAAGCACAACAAATCAT
It contains:
- the LOC129895234 gene encoding plant intracellular Ras-group-related LRR protein 9-like — encoded protein: MDPNPTNFPILSYVMSKLPSIGRKTAAPDEFDIEQPQNLPQPPPEPHFDITERMPHLTDPKVINAMQSAVADVSQTRSMLKTLGERPFHELVDTAKVKLAEIEAELSKRLEELVLSPRPPEMERQDWRSDLAVKEDECRKAVEKEKEEYKALIALDELHEAYEKMLKDAEQRLEKIYETAVAGGDVESIEQASGSELKEEVNEEVIGILQEALGKSVERVDLSGRQLRILPEAFGKLRSLIMLNLSNNQLTVIPDSIASLENLEELHLSSNLLESLPDSIGLLFSLKILDISGNKLVTLPDSICHCRSLVELDAGFNKLSYLPTNIGYELVNLKRLSLSFNKLRSLPTSVGEMKSLRLLDVHFNELHGLPRSFGNLTNLEILNLSNNFSDLTKLPDTIGDLINLKELDLSNNQIHELPDTISRLDNLTVLKLDENPLVIPPKEVVVEGVEAVKAYMIKRRLDILLAEEPQIMLEEMGQTPTGLVTRSTSWLSGAVSNIFGTVAGYLGGEAKSDADHYLNQQL